In Flagellatimonas centrodinii, a single window of DNA contains:
- the ispE gene encoding 4-(cytidine 5'-diphospho)-2-C-methyl-D-erythritol kinase: MPNDAPFSAGFAWPAPAKINLFLHVTGRREDGYHTLQTLFQFVDLVDHLRFHQRGDGQITLQTPLADINHDDNLIVRAARRLAAVSGAPIGVDIELDKRIPVGAGLGGGSSNAATTLIALNRLWNLGFPADELADIGLPLGADIPVFVRGHAAWAEGIGERLSPIDLPEPWYLLLLPPVTVATATVFADPALERAHARVQFEDYSSGICVNDCEPVTTRLFPPVAEALAWLRRFGPARMSGTGACVFLEAENRAAAETLAAQADPAWRPTVVRGLNRSPLAAIMRGL, encoded by the coding sequence ATGCCCAACGACGCTCCCTTTTCCGCCGGTTTCGCCTGGCCTGCACCGGCCAAGATCAACCTGTTCCTGCATGTCACCGGGCGCCGCGAAGACGGCTATCACACACTGCAGACGCTGTTTCAGTTCGTCGATCTGGTCGATCACCTGCGTTTCCACCAGCGTGGCGACGGGCAGATCACCCTGCAGACCCCGCTCGCCGACATTAATCATGATGACAACCTGATCGTGCGCGCCGCGCGCCGGCTGGCCGCGGTCAGCGGAGCGCCGATCGGCGTCGACATCGAACTGGACAAGCGCATCCCGGTGGGCGCCGGGCTCGGTGGCGGGTCGAGCAATGCCGCCACCACCCTGATCGCGCTCAACCGCTTATGGAACCTCGGCTTTCCGGCCGACGAACTGGCCGACATCGGTCTACCGCTGGGGGCCGACATCCCGGTCTTCGTGCGCGGTCATGCCGCCTGGGCCGAGGGGATCGGCGAACGCCTGAGTCCGATCGACCTACCGGAACCCTGGTACCTGCTGCTGCTGCCACCGGTGACGGTGGCAACGGCAACCGTCTTTGCCGACCCGGCGCTGGAGCGGGCGCACGCGCGGGTGCAGTTCGAGGACTACAGCAGCGGCATTTGCGTCAACGACTGCGAACCGGTGACCACCCGCCTGTTCCCGCCAGTGGCCGAAGCGCTGGCCTGGCTGCGTCGTTTCGGCCCTGCACGCATGTCCGGCACCGGCGCCTGCGTCTTTCTCGAAGCGGAAAACCGCGCCGCGGCCGAGACGCTGGCGGCACAGGCCGACCCGGCCTGGCGACCGACGGTGGTGCGCGGGCTGAACCGATCACCACTCGCCGCTATAATGCGCGGGCTTTGA
- the hemA gene encoding glutamyl-tRNA reductase yields the protein MALITLGLSHHTTPIALRERMAFAEADLPEALGRLRALDGIDEAAILSTCNRTELFAVAAAEHEVRLLDWWRHERGAADAPLETHLYFHRDQGCVTHTLRVASGLDSMVLGEPQILGQMKQSFALANEVDSLGPVLSRLFQHAFAVAKQVRSQTQIGAHPVSVAYAAIQMARRIFDDLRTQTALLIGAGEMITLVARYLQQQGVQRIIVANRSLERAQALAREVGGQAIGLDAVVGALPSADLVVSSTAARGFIIDAATMRQAVRSRRRKPVFMIDLAVPRDLDPAIARLEDVYLYTIDDLRNVIAENMKLREGAALQAQALIETQSQAFSRWLESRDAGDTIRALRQQARTHRDEVLERARRKLASGEPVESVLGFVADTLSNKLLHPPVSRLRQADAVEQAMLLNTVRRLFDLDDEDAG from the coding sequence ATGGCGTTGATCACGCTCGGCCTGAGCCACCACACCACCCCGATCGCGCTGCGTGAGCGAATGGCCTTTGCCGAGGCTGATCTGCCCGAGGCGCTGGGGCGGTTGCGGGCGCTGGACGGGATCGACGAGGCCGCCATCCTGTCGACCTGCAACCGCACCGAGCTGTTTGCGGTGGCGGCGGCCGAGCATGAAGTGCGCCTGCTGGACTGGTGGCGACACGAGCGCGGGGCCGCGGATGCGCCGTTGGAGACGCACCTCTATTTTCATCGTGATCAGGGCTGTGTCACGCACACCCTCCGGGTCGCATCGGGGCTGGATTCAATGGTCCTCGGCGAGCCGCAGATTCTCGGTCAGATGAAACAGAGTTTTGCGCTGGCCAATGAGGTCGACAGTCTTGGGCCGGTGTTGTCACGGCTGTTCCAGCACGCGTTCGCGGTCGCCAAGCAAGTGCGCAGCCAGACCCAGATCGGCGCCCACCCGGTGTCGGTAGCTTATGCCGCGATCCAGATGGCGCGGCGGATTTTCGACGACCTGCGGACGCAGACCGCGCTGTTGATCGGCGCCGGCGAGATGATCACGCTGGTGGCCCGCTATCTCCAGCAGCAGGGGGTGCAGCGGATTATCGTGGCCAACCGCAGTCTCGAAAGGGCGCAGGCGCTGGCACGGGAGGTCGGGGGTCAGGCGATCGGCCTGGATGCGGTGGTCGGCGCACTGCCGAGCGCCGATCTGGTGGTGTCGTCCACCGCGGCCCGTGGCTTCATCATTGATGCGGCGACCATGCGCCAGGCGGTCCGCAGCCGACGGCGCAAACCGGTGTTCATGATCGACCTGGCGGTACCACGCGATCTTGATCCGGCGATTGCCCGTCTCGAAGACGTCTATCTCTACACCATCGATGATCTGCGCAATGTCATTGCCGAGAACATGAAGCTGCGCGAGGGCGCGGCATTGCAGGCGCAGGCCCTGATCGAGACCCAGTCGCAGGCGTTCTCGCGCTGGTTGGAGTCGCGCGATGCCGGCGACACCATTCGTGCCCTGCGACAGCAGGCGCGGACGCATCGCGACGAAGTGCTGGAGCGGGCACGGCGCAAACTGGCCTCGGGCGAGCCGGTGGAATCGGTCCTCGGCTTTGTCGCCGACACGCTCTCCAACAAGCTGTTGCACCCGCCGGTGTCCCGTCTGCGGCAGGCCGACGCGGTGGAGCAGGCGATGTTGCTCAATACGGTCAGGCGCCTGTTCGATCTCGACGACGAGGACGCCGGCTGA
- a CDS encoding proline--tRNA ligase, with protein MRLSRFPLATAKETPADAEVVSHQLMQRAGYIRKLGSGLYTWMPIGLRVLRNIERIVREEMNRAGAVELLMPSIQPAELWQQSGRWTQMGAEMLRMQDRHGNDFCYGPTHEEVIVHHVKQDVRSYKQLPVNYYQVQTKFRDERRPRFGVMRAREFLMKDAYSFDTDEAGLVAAYGRMREAYIRIFDRLGIDYRIVQADAGNIGGNQSEEFHVLAGSGEDLLAVSDSGPYAANVEAAVCAAPGPRVAATRSLTDVATPGQRTCEQVATFLKVPLSGKVKLLVVRTAEGVLRALALRGDHQLNEVKAARHPAIGAGFTLADPDEVATLFGCEVGYLGPVNCPLPVIADHAAAAVADFVCGANRKDFHLQGVNWGRDCPEPETADLRNVVEGDPSPDGVGQIRFYRGIEGGHIFQLGRKYTEAMGLTVLDEQGQALVPWMGCYGIGVSRLAAAIIEQRHDERGMIWPLSVAPFPLIICPIGLDKSEAVKTAAESLYSGLQAAGVDVLIDDRGLRPGGMFADAELVGIPLRVTIGDKALADNQFEFKRRDAADAERIPATVDAVLAQFRG; from the coding sequence ATGCGCCTGTCCCGTTTCCCGCTTGCAACCGCCAAAGAAACTCCGGCCGATGCCGAGGTCGTGTCACACCAGTTGATGCAGCGTGCCGGCTACATCCGCAAGCTCGGCAGTGGCCTCTACACCTGGATGCCGATCGGGCTGCGGGTGCTGCGCAATATCGAGCGGATCGTGCGCGAGGAAATGAATCGCGCCGGCGCGGTGGAGTTGTTGATGCCGTCGATCCAGCCGGCCGAGCTGTGGCAGCAGTCCGGCCGTTGGACCCAGATGGGCGCCGAGATGCTGCGGATGCAGGATCGTCATGGCAACGACTTCTGTTACGGGCCGACCCACGAAGAGGTGATCGTCCATCACGTCAAGCAGGATGTGCGTTCCTACAAACAGTTACCGGTCAACTACTACCAGGTCCAGACCAAGTTCCGTGACGAGCGCCGCCCCCGTTTCGGGGTGATGCGTGCCCGCGAATTCCTGATGAAGGATGCCTACTCCTTCGACACTGACGAGGCCGGGCTGGTGGCGGCCTACGGTCGGATGCGGGAGGCCTATATCCGGATTTTCGACCGTCTGGGGATCGACTACCGAATCGTCCAGGCGGATGCGGGCAACATCGGCGGCAACCAGTCGGAGGAGTTCCACGTGCTGGCGGGCTCCGGTGAAGATCTGCTGGCGGTCTCCGACAGCGGGCCCTACGCCGCCAATGTCGAGGCGGCGGTCTGTGCCGCGCCGGGGCCTCGGGTCGCAGCGACCCGGTCACTCACCGATGTCGCCACGCCTGGCCAGAGAACCTGCGAGCAGGTCGCCACCTTCCTCAAGGTGCCGCTGAGCGGCAAGGTCAAGCTGCTGGTGGTGCGCACCGCTGAGGGTGTGCTGCGGGCGCTGGCGCTTCGCGGCGATCATCAGCTCAACGAGGTGAAAGCGGCGCGTCACCCGGCCATCGGCGCTGGCTTCACGCTGGCCGACCCGGACGAGGTCGCGACGCTGTTTGGCTGTGAAGTCGGGTACCTCGGACCGGTGAACTGCCCACTGCCGGTGATCGCCGATCACGCCGCGGCGGCGGTGGCTGATTTCGTCTGCGGTGCCAACCGCAAGGACTTTCACCTGCAGGGGGTCAACTGGGGGCGTGACTGTCCCGAACCGGAAACGGCTGACCTGCGCAATGTGGTGGAGGGTGACCCGAGTCCCGACGGGGTCGGTCAGATCCGCTTCTATCGGGGGATCGAGGGCGGCCACATCTTTCAGCTCGGCCGCAAGTACACCGAGGCGATGGGCCTGACCGTACTCGACGAGCAGGGCCAGGCGCTGGTGCCCTGGATGGGGTGTTACGGCATCGGCGTGTCACGGTTGGCTGCCGCCATCATCGAGCAACGGCATGACGAGCGCGGCATGATCTGGCCACTGTCGGTGGCGCCGTTCCCCCTGATCATCTGTCCGATCGGCCTCGATAAGTCGGAGGCGGTGAAGACCGCGGCCGAGAGTCTTTACAGCGGCTTGCAGGCGGCGGGGGTTGATGTCCTCATCGATGACCGCGGCCTGCGGCCGGGCGGCATGTTTGCCGATGCCGAGCTGGTCGGGATTCCGCTGCGGGTGACCATCGGTGACAAGGCGCTGGCCGACAACCAGTTCGAGTTCAAGCGCCGGGACGCTGCCGATGCCGAACGCATTCCGGCCACCGTGGACGCCGTGCTGGCGCAGTTCCGGGGCTGA
- the lolB gene encoding lipoprotein insertase outer membrane protein LolB, with translation MNRLCATLLATLLLASCALQAPRPTAPPPADAALLQRWWQHQQSLRSVDQFLLQGRLAASGMPLSGRLRWQQSAGGRFDVFVSGPVGSGSVRLRGTPDAVHIQSGDEEWHSRTPEADLQHRLGWRLPLAALPYWARGLPRPGRPARYDLDPAGRLLRLQQDGWDIHFDRYHPGVPALPARLRMIQDTTTLTLLADRWQQP, from the coding sequence GTGAACCGGCTGTGCGCCACGCTGCTGGCGACACTGTTGCTGGCCAGCTGCGCACTGCAGGCACCGCGGCCGACCGCGCCGCCCCCCGCGGATGCAGCACTTCTGCAGCGCTGGTGGCAGCACCAGCAGTCACTGCGCAGCGTCGATCAGTTCCTGCTGCAGGGCCGGCTGGCCGCCAGCGGAATGCCGCTGAGTGGGCGCCTGCGCTGGCAACAGTCGGCCGGTGGCCGTTTCGACGTCTTCGTCAGCGGGCCGGTGGGCAGCGGCAGTGTGCGACTGCGCGGCACCCCGGATGCGGTGCACATCCAGAGCGGCGATGAAGAGTGGCACAGTCGAACACCGGAAGCCGACCTGCAACACCGCCTGGGATGGCGCCTGCCGCTGGCGGCGCTGCCGTACTGGGCGCGCGGACTGCCCCGTCCGGGCCGGCCGGCACGCTATGATCTCGACCCCGCCGGCCGACTGCTGCGCCTGCAACAGGACGGCTGGGACATTCACTTCGACCGCTACCACCCCGGCGTACCGGCGTTGCCGGCGCGCCTGCGGATGATCCAGGACACCACCACGCTCACTTTGCTGGCCGACCGCTGGCAACAGCCGTAG
- the msrB gene encoding peptide-methionine (R)-S-oxide reductase MsrB, translating into MNRRDLLTTLMAVGGLVLTGCARAAERAPLGKPLAQWRQRLSPEAFAVLFEDDTERPGSSPLNGEKRPGTYVCAACFQPLFDAAHKYESGTGWPSFWQPIAAAAIGTRRDYLLLVPRTEYHCSRCGGHQGHVFEDGPEPTGLRYCNNGVALRFIPADEALPELVS; encoded by the coding sequence CTGAATCGACGTGACCTGTTGACGACGCTGATGGCTGTTGGCGGCCTGGTGCTGACGGGGTGCGCCCGGGCGGCCGAGCGAGCGCCGCTCGGCAAGCCGCTGGCCCAGTGGCGCCAGCGGTTGTCACCCGAGGCCTTTGCCGTGCTGTTCGAAGACGATACCGAGCGCCCCGGCAGCAGCCCGCTCAATGGTGAGAAGCGCCCCGGAACGTACGTCTGTGCGGCCTGCTTTCAGCCGTTGTTCGATGCCGCCCACAAGTACGAAAGTGGTACGGGCTGGCCCAGCTTCTGGCAGCCGATCGCGGCGGCGGCTATCGGCACCCGACGGGACTACCTGTTGCTGGTGCCGCGAACCGAATATCACTGCAGCCGCTGCGGCGGGCATCAGGGCCATGTGTTTGAGGACGGGCCGGAACCCACCGGTCTGCGCTATTGCAACAACGGCGTTGCCCTCCGCTTCATCCCGGCGGATGAGGCCCTTCCCGAGTTGGTGAGCTGA
- a CDS encoding HesA/MoeB/ThiF family protein, with amino-acid sequence MSDFSRYSRQVVLPEVGVNGQAILRDSTVLLVGLGGLGSLSALYLAGAGVGRLLLCDPDHVTLSNLQRQVIYRSDDLGRNKAEAAAAQLRALNPEVETEVIAADTWPTRLADVDLVLDGSDNFPTRFATNAACVQARVPLAFAAAIRFEGQLGLIDPARRGGCYACLYPETGTAAERCEDAGILGPVVGTMAAQQALLALRRLLGLADDAGTLHTWCARTLQWRAHSLPRDPDCSSCATPP; translated from the coding sequence ATGAGCGACTTCAGTCGCTACAGCCGGCAGGTGGTGCTGCCTGAAGTGGGGGTCAACGGCCAAGCGATCCTTCGCGATTCCACGGTGCTGTTGGTGGGGTTGGGAGGGCTGGGCAGCCTCAGCGCGCTCTATCTTGCCGGCGCGGGCGTCGGCCGGCTGCTGCTGTGTGACCCCGACCACGTCACCCTGTCCAACCTGCAGCGGCAGGTCATCTATCGCAGCGACGACCTCGGTCGCAACAAGGCGGAGGCAGCCGCTGCGCAGCTGCGTGCGCTCAACCCCGAGGTCGAGACCGAGGTGATCGCGGCAGACACCTGGCCGACACGCCTGGCCGACGTCGACCTGGTCCTCGACGGAAGCGACAATTTCCCCACCCGCTTTGCCACCAATGCCGCCTGTGTTCAGGCGCGGGTGCCGCTGGCGTTTGCGGCGGCGATCCGCTTCGAGGGACAGCTGGGCCTGATTGATCCCGCACGCCGCGGTGGCTGCTACGCCTGTCTCTATCCGGAAACCGGGACGGCCGCCGAGCGCTGCGAAGACGCCGGCATCCTCGGTCCGGTGGTCGGCACCATGGCGGCCCAGCAAGCGCTACTGGCATTGCGACGGTTGCTGGGGCTCGCCGACGACGCCGGAACCCTGCACACTTGGTGTGCCCGAACCCTGCAATGGCGCGCCCACTCGCTGCCGCGCGACCCCGACTGCTCCAGCTGTGCGACCCCACCATGA
- the prfA gene encoding peptide chain release factor 1, with the protein MKASLVSKLQQLVERREELARELGDPAIAGDGERFRRLSQEYAQLGPVAEAYSGWQHIGEELTSLASMAGESDPELRAMAEAERPLLEARLATLEAELQGYLVPRDPLDGSNVFLEIRAGTGGDEAAIFAGDLFRMYNKFAEARGWQVEMLSASEGEHGGFKEVISRVIGFGAFSQLKFESGAHRVQRVPETEAQGRIHTSAATVAVLPEVAESQVEINPADLRFDTFRSSGAGGQHVNKTESAIRVTHIPTGVVVECQEERSQHKNRAKALALLASRLVDAQRTRQAAERAATRKSLVGSGDRSERIRTYNFPQGRVTDHRINLTLYQLDRVMEGDLDPVISPLLAEHQAELLAEIGERA; encoded by the coding sequence ATGAAAGCATCACTGGTGTCGAAGTTGCAGCAGCTCGTCGAACGGCGGGAGGAATTGGCGCGTGAGTTGGGTGACCCCGCCATCGCCGGCGATGGCGAACGATTTCGCCGACTGTCACAGGAGTACGCACAGCTTGGCCCGGTGGCCGAGGCCTACAGTGGCTGGCAACATATCGGCGAGGAGCTGACCTCGCTGGCGTCGATGGCCGGGGAGTCCGACCCCGAGTTGCGCGCCATGGCCGAGGCCGAGCGGCCGCTGTTGGAAGCCCGTCTGGCCACCCTCGAGGCCGAGCTGCAGGGCTATCTGGTCCCGCGCGATCCGCTCGATGGGAGCAATGTTTTCCTTGAGATTCGCGCCGGCACCGGCGGCGACGAGGCAGCGATCTTCGCCGGTGACCTGTTCCGGATGTACAACAAGTTCGCCGAAGCCCGCGGTTGGCAGGTCGAGATGTTGTCGGCCAGCGAGGGCGAGCACGGCGGTTTCAAGGAAGTGATTTCGAGGGTGATCGGCTTTGGCGCATTCTCACAACTCAAGTTCGAGAGTGGGGCCCATCGTGTGCAGCGGGTGCCCGAGACCGAGGCTCAGGGGCGTATCCACACCTCGGCGGCGACGGTGGCCGTGTTGCCGGAGGTGGCGGAATCGCAGGTGGAGATCAACCCGGCCGACCTCCGCTTCGACACCTTTCGCAGCTCCGGCGCTGGCGGCCAGCATGTCAACAAGACGGAGTCGGCCATTCGCGTGACCCACATCCCCACCGGTGTGGTGGTGGAGTGTCAGGAAGAGCGCAGCCAGCACAAGAACCGGGCCAAGGCGCTGGCGTTGCTGGCGTCGCGGCTGGTGGATGCGCAGCGCACCCGCCAGGCGGCCGAGCGCGCCGCCACCCGCAAGAGCCTGGTCGGCAGCGGCGACCGCTCCGAGCGAATCCGCACCTACAACTTCCCGCAGGGTCGGGTCACCGACCACCGCATCAACCTGACGCTGTATCAGCTCGATCGGGTGATGGAAGGCGATCTCGACCCGGTCATCAGTCCGCTGCTGGCCGAGCATCAGGCCGAGTTGCTGGCCGAGATCGGCGAGCGCGCATGA
- a CDS encoding tetratricopeptide repeat protein: MSLAPRHLLLLTLPLALASACATVTPSERTTTETLRQQAEQRQDSVTQPLPSPTPPPRPQAINRSTEAQYHVLVGELALRRDQPEVAARSFIAALRSMPDVELATRATQLALATNDEDLALEAAGHWLRLEPTAMEPREVILRVSLINGDGEQALRQARAIVQGHAGGIDDGFRYLGLLLARVPPAGSDRALSLIDLLLRDYPQQPGAHYAMAMLALQFERLSLAETAARQARELAPEAREYALLLAGVWVRQGRIDEAVELVEAQLVDQPTETRSDLRLAFARILLDANRLTPARAQLEQVLADQPEQSEAALLLGMLALNLGDTETARARLTPLLDSDRKQDAALQLGRLAESESRWEEALAFYASVNRGPAGLDAAIRRAVVMGRLGRTDEARALLEALRHDVPPLSVRLYLAEADILVTAGSLAAARQLYDRALAEHPGHLDLLYGRSLLLEEMGEIAASEADLQQMIEADPQDARALNALGYMLIVHHGALAQARPLIEQAIALAPDDAAVIDSMGWLLFREGDTAGALPYLQRAHDLFPDPEVAAHLGEVLWMLGDREAARTVWDAALERDPQHPLLRETLNRLQP, from the coding sequence ATGTCTCTTGCCCCGCGTCACCTTTTGCTTCTGACCCTGCCGCTGGCGCTCGCCAGCGCATGCGCGACCGTGACCCCCAGCGAGCGCACCACCACCGAAACGCTACGGCAGCAGGCGGAACAACGTCAGGACTCGGTGACGCAGCCGCTACCGAGCCCCACGCCACCTCCGCGTCCGCAGGCGATCAATCGGTCGACCGAGGCGCAGTACCACGTCCTGGTCGGCGAGCTGGCCCTGCGCCGCGACCAGCCGGAGGTGGCCGCGCGCTCCTTCATCGCCGCCCTGCGATCGATGCCGGACGTCGAACTGGCCACCCGCGCCACCCAACTCGCGCTTGCCACCAACGATGAGGATCTGGCGCTTGAAGCCGCCGGTCATTGGCTGCGGCTGGAGCCCACCGCGATGGAGCCGCGCGAGGTCATCCTGCGGGTCAGCCTGATCAACGGTGACGGCGAGCAGGCATTGCGGCAAGCGCGCGCCATCGTGCAGGGACATGCCGGCGGCATCGACGACGGCTTCCGCTACCTCGGCCTGCTGCTGGCCCGGGTGCCGCCAGCCGGCTCGGACCGCGCCCTCAGCCTGATCGACCTGTTGCTTCGCGACTACCCGCAGCAACCTGGCGCCCACTACGCCATGGCCATGCTGGCACTGCAATTCGAACGATTGTCGCTGGCCGAGACCGCCGCCCGGCAGGCGCGCGAACTGGCTCCCGAGGCCCGCGAGTACGCCCTGTTGCTGGCCGGCGTCTGGGTCCGACAGGGGCGAATCGACGAAGCCGTCGAGCTGGTCGAAGCCCAACTGGTCGATCAGCCGACCGAAACCCGTAGCGACCTGCGGCTGGCGTTCGCCCGGATTCTGCTCGACGCCAACCGGCTGACGCCAGCACGAGCGCAATTGGAACAGGTGCTGGCGGATCAGCCCGAGCAGTCCGAAGCCGCGCTGCTGCTGGGCATGCTGGCACTGAATCTGGGTGACACCGAGACCGCCCGTGCGCGCCTGACACCGCTACTTGACAGCGATCGCAAGCAGGATGCCGCGCTGCAACTGGGGCGTCTGGCCGAGTCCGAGTCGCGCTGGGAAGAGGCGCTTGCCTTCTATGCCAGCGTCAATCGCGGCCCCGCAGGCCTTGACGCCGCCATCCGCCGCGCGGTGGTCATGGGCCGCCTGGGCCGGACCGACGAAGCGCGCGCCCTGCTGGAGGCCCTGCGACACGACGTGCCGCCGCTGAGCGTGCGGCTCTATCTGGCCGAGGCCGACATCCTGGTCACCGCCGGCAGTCTGGCGGCCGCGCGTCAGCTGTATGACCGCGCACTGGCAGAGCACCCCGGCCATCTCGACCTGCTCTACGGCCGCTCGTTGCTTCTGGAGGAGATGGGCGAAATCGCCGCATCGGAGGCCGACCTGCAGCAGATGATCGAAGCCGATCCCCAGGATGCCCGCGCGCTCAACGCGCTCGGCTACATGCTGATCGTGCATCACGGTGCCCTGGCCCAGGCACGTCCCTTGATCGAACAGGCCATCGCCCTGGCACCGGACGATGCGGCGGTCATCGACAGCATGGGCTGGTTGCTGTTCCGCGAAGGCGATACCGCCGGTGCCCTGCCCTATCTGCAGCGTGCCCACGACCTGTTCCCCGACCCGGAGGTGGCCGCCCACCTCGGGGAAGTGCTGTGGATGCTCGGCGACCGCGAGGCAGCACGCACGGTCTGGGACGCCGCGCTGGAACGTGACCCGCAGCACCCGCTGCTGCGCGAAACGCTGAACCGCCTGCAACCGTGA
- the prmC gene encoding peptide chain release factor N(5)-glutamine methyltransferase — translation MTLAQAIADALPRLAPVSDAPRQDAELLLGRLLGFSRAQLFSRLETPIPPATAAAFEVDLQRRARGEPVAYILGEWGFWTLILSVSPAVLVPRPETEVLVEWALQCLMPLSTPRVADLGTGSGAIALALASERSDIRMTGVDLCGDALAVARGNGERLRLPVQWVQADFGEWLAAAPAHDLVVGNPPYIAARDPHLPALRFEPAMALTDGHDGLNALRAIIAAAPAALKPGGWLLLEHGYDQAEPVQKLLRDAGFIDVETRHDLGDQPRASGGRWAGAGR, via the coding sequence ATGACCCTGGCGCAGGCGATCGCTGACGCATTGCCGCGGCTGGCGCCGGTCAGCGATGCGCCACGGCAGGATGCCGAGTTGCTGCTCGGCCGCCTGCTCGGGTTCTCGCGGGCGCAACTGTTTTCGCGGCTCGAGACGCCGATACCGCCCGCCACCGCTGCCGCGTTCGAGGTCGACCTGCAGCGGCGTGCCCGCGGGGAACCGGTTGCCTACATCCTCGGCGAATGGGGTTTCTGGACGCTGATCTTGAGTGTCAGTCCGGCCGTGCTGGTGCCCCGGCCTGAAACCGAGGTGCTGGTGGAATGGGCGCTGCAATGCCTGATGCCGCTGTCGACACCGCGGGTCGCCGACCTTGGCACCGGTAGTGGCGCCATTGCCCTGGCCCTCGCAAGTGAGCGATCTGACATCAGGATGACCGGCGTCGACCTCTGTGGCGATGCTCTGGCCGTGGCACGTGGCAATGGCGAGCGACTGCGGCTGCCGGTGCAGTGGGTCCAGGCAGACTTCGGCGAGTGGCTGGCGGCCGCCCCGGCACACGATCTGGTGGTCGGCAATCCGCCCTATATCGCGGCCCGCGATCCGCACCTGCCGGCCCTGCGGTTCGAGCCGGCAATGGCCCTGACCGACGGGCATGACGGCCTCAATGCACTGCGCGCCATCATTGCCGCCGCACCGGCGGCGCTGAAGCCGGGGGGCTGGCTGCTGTTGGAGCATGGCTACGATCAGGCCGAGCCGGTACAGAAGCTGTTGCGGGACGCCGGGTTCATCGATGTGGAGACGCGGCACGACCTCGGCGACCAGCCCCGGGCCAGTGGCGGCCGCTGGGCGGGGGCAGGCCGATGA
- the msrA gene encoding peptide-methionine (S)-S-oxide reductase MsrA produces MNTTIKTLRRRVASALSPLLWLVLLPACMVQAEDARPTGAEAATATFAGGCFWCVEADFDKVEGVLSTVSGYMGGHVEDPTYEQVAAKHTGHAEVVQVRYDPQQVSYAQLVEYFWRHIDPTVKDRQFCDIGSPYRTAIFTHSPEQRAIAEASRKALDDSGVLPAPVVTEITDAGPFYAAEDYHQDYYTKNPLRYRYYRLSCGRDARLQELYE; encoded by the coding sequence ATGAACACGACGATCAAAACCTTGCGGCGCCGCGTGGCGTCCGCCCTGTCCCCGCTGCTGTGGCTGGTCTTGCTGCCCGCCTGCATGGTTCAGGCTGAAGACGCACGTCCCACCGGGGCGGAGGCGGCGACCGCGACCTTTGCTGGCGGTTGCTTCTGGTGTGTCGAGGCCGATTTCGACAAGGTCGAGGGCGTGTTGTCGACGGTGTCGGGCTACATGGGCGGGCATGTGGAAGATCCGACCTATGAGCAGGTGGCGGCCAAGCACACCGGCCATGCCGAGGTGGTGCAGGTGCGTTACGACCCGCAGCAGGTGAGCTACGCGCAATTGGTGGAGTACTTCTGGCGCCACATCGATCCGACCGTGAAGGACCGTCAGTTCTGTGACATCGGCAGCCCGTACCGCACGGCCATCTTTACCCACTCCCCTGAGCAGCGCGCCATCGCCGAAGCCAGCCGCAAGGCCTTGGACGACAGCGGGGTTCTACCAGCGCCGGTGGTCACCGAGATCACCGACGCCGGGCCGTTCTATGCGGCCGAGGACTACCATCAGGACTACTACACCAAGAACCCGCTGCGTTATCGCTACTACCGTCTCAGCTGTGGCCGCGACGCGCGGCTGCAGGAGCTCTACGAGTAG
- a CDS encoding transglycosylase SLT domain-containing protein: protein MRRRWLRTVGLTVWGLMLAPALHAQPLPAPTPDPDPALRVALMAAVTEADSFPHRFDAEVWLLDMSVRLQRYLPDDAERFEFLRLVHAEARRARLSPELVLAVIDVESRFDRYAISHAGALGLMQVMPFWLKELGRPDDNLFNVQTNLRYGCTILRHYLDREKGNLLPALARYNGSYGRPQYPALVTRALSARWTVR, encoded by the coding sequence ATGAGGCGGCGTTGGCTGCGGACTGTGGGCCTGACCGTGTGGGGGCTGATGTTGGCGCCTGCGCTGCACGCCCAGCCGCTGCCGGCGCCAACGCCGGATCCCGATCCAGCACTGCGTGTGGCGCTGATGGCGGCGGTCACCGAGGCCGACAGCTTTCCGCACCGTTTCGATGCCGAGGTGTGGCTGCTCGACATGTCGGTCCGGCTGCAGCGGTACCTGCCGGACGACGCCGAGCGCTTCGAGTTTCTGCGCCTGGTGCATGCGGAGGCGCGCCGCGCCCGACTGTCACCGGAGCTGGTGCTGGCGGTGATCGACGTCGAATCACGCTTTGACCGCTACGCGATCTCCCATGCCGGTGCGCTGGGGTTGATGCAGGTGATGCCGTTCTGGCTCAAGGAGCTGGGGCGCCCGGACGACAACCTGTTCAATGTGCAAACCAACCTGCGCTACGGCTGCACCATCCTCAGGCATTACCTGGACCGGGAAAAAGGCAATTTGCTGCCGGCGCTGGCGCGTTACAACGGTAGCTATGGGCGGCCCCAGTACCCGGCATTGGTGACCCGCGCACTGTCGGCGCGCTGGACGGTCCGCTGA